The segment GGACCTGAATGGTGCGCTCGATCTCGCTCTGGCGACCGATCAACGGATCGATCTTGCCCTTCTGCGCCTTGACATTGAGGTTCACGCAATAGGCCTTGAGGGCCTCACCTTCACCGGCTGCGGCCCCTTCCTCAGTATCGGCAGTTGCCCCGGGCGCAACTTCTTCCTCGGCGCCGCGCGGAATGCGGCGTTCGTTCAGCTCCGGCGCCTTCGCAATACCATGCGAAATGTAATTGACCGCATCCAGACGGGTCATGTCCTGCAACTGCAGATAATAAACCGCGTGCGATTCACGTTCCGAAAACAGCGCGACCAGCACATTCGCCCCGGTGACTTCTTCACGTCCGGAGGATTGAACATGAATGGCTGCGCGCTGTATCACGCGCTGGAACCCGGCCGTTGGCTTGGGATCGACCAGACGCGCACTGATCAGCCCGGAAAGTTCGCTATCGGCGAATTCCAGCAAATCCGAACGCAGACGGTCAACATCGACCCGGCAGGCCTTCAGCACCGACAACGCATCCTGATCTTCGGTCAGTGACAACAGAAGATGTTCCAGCGTTGCGTATTCATGACGCCGTTCAGACGCATAAGCCAGCGCACGATGTAAGCTTTCTTCAAGGTTACGTGAGAGCATGTTTCACTCCTTCTCTAACGTGCACTGCAGCGGGTGCTGGTTTTGCCGCGCCAGATCCATGACCTGGTTGACCTTGGTTTCCGCAATTTCATAGGTAAAGACACCACATACCCCGACCCCCTTGCGGTGAACCTGAAGCATAATCGCGGTCGCCTCTTCCCGGCCTTTTTCAAAGAACCGTTCAAGCACATGGACAACGAATTCCATGGGGGTGTAGTCGTCATTCAGCAACAGCACCTTGTACATGGACGGCTTCTTCGTCTTTGGCCGTGTCTTCGTTACGATCCCCGTGTTCGGGAGACCACCACCGTCATTGTCCTGTTCACTCATAATCTGCTTACCGGAACCCTTTTGTTCTGCATTGTCTCCATGATAGGTCATTGAACATCTGTTTCAAAGTCCGCAGCGACAAAACGCTTATTAACCTCATCCCAAATTCATGTAGGCCGAGATTGACGCGGTGCAAGATCATCAGCAAAACTTCATCGGTTTTGCCGTAAATATCAGTGCAAAAACAAAAAAACGGACATGATCCGCCGACCATGTCCGTTCCGGTACGTTAATGCAGCAAACCTTGCCCTGCGTCAGGTGCGCTTATTTAAGCGGCACTCCTGCGGCTTTGCTCATTGCGGCAAACCCGTCGGAAAAGGCTGCAAACATCATTTTCTGAATTTTCTCGCCCTCCGACATGCCGGATTCGACATAGCGTTTAAAGATACGCTCGTTCAGTTCCTGCAGTTCAGAGAGGCTTCCAACCTTTGCAAGCGCTTCGAGGTCAGCCTGCGAAGCATCCATTTCGCGTTGCGCCCAGGAAACCAGTTCAGCCCCGAATGAACCGCTTTTTTCCATCAGGTCGGTCGACATCTGCCAAACGCCATCGAGACTTTTCTGCTGCGTCTCGATCAGTTCTTCGTATCTGGCCATCATATGCGTACCGGCATCGGAAAACACATCTGCCTGTTCGGTGAACTTTTCGGCCATCTGGGCGATAACATCATTGGCAGCGGTCATGCTGCCTTCGAAAGCATCCTGGGTCGCGGCAACCATGGCATCGACTTCGGGTGCCTTCCAGAGCTCCGCGAACGGCTCAAGCGTCATCATGCCAAATGCAGTCACATCAGGGGCATCGACCTTGGCAGCGGCAGTTGCCGGCTTTGCCGTGACCTTGACCTCAACAGTGGCTTTCTCAGTTGGGTTATCCTTCGGCGCAGCCTTCGCCACCGTAGCCGATTTAACAGTGGCAGCCGGTTTCTGTTCCTCTGTCACGATCGTAGCCTTCTTTACAGGTTGAGCCGTTTGGGCAGCGGCAGCAGGCGCCTTATTGCCAGAAACGGACGATTTGGATGTGCCTGCTGTTTTTGAAGTCGAAACAGCGGGCTTTTTCGACTTGGCAATGACCTTGGGGCGGCTGGCAGGCTTGGGACTTGTCGAAACTTCTTCCTTGGCCTTTGCCGACGTGGCCCCGGTGGATGTGCGCCCCTTTGACGGGGAACTTTTGGCATCAATGTCGGTCACGGCTG is part of the Thalassospira lucentensis genome and harbors:
- a CDS encoding phasin family protein; translation: MVTPRKKTAPGSAKTTRTKTSPRAKTAQKTPSGVSKKSTAAPAKAAAVEITESPAARPKRVVTTSSALEAEALRQTPMEEPPKAVAKTSKPDDVKPETKKASSAASQNTAAPAKAEEAVKPAETENKAEAKPQAKPEPANDSQTKAAVTDIDAKSSPSKGRTSTGATSAKAKEEVSTSPKPASRPKVIAKSKKPAVSTSKTAGTSKSSVSGNKAPAAAAQTAQPVKKATIVTEEQKPAATVKSATVAKAAPKDNPTEKATVEVKVTAKPATAAAKVDAPDVTAFGMMTLEPFAELWKAPEVDAMVAATQDAFEGSMTAANDVIAQMAEKFTEQADVFSDAGTHMMARYEELIETQQKSLDGVWQMSTDLMEKSGSFGAELVSWAQREMDASQADLEALAKVGSLSELQELNERIFKRYVESGMSEGEKIQKMMFAAFSDGFAAMSKAAGVPLK
- the clpS gene encoding ATP-dependent Clp protease adapter ClpS, with product MSEQDNDGGGLPNTGIVTKTRPKTKKPSMYKVLLLNDDYTPMEFVVHVLERFFEKGREEATAIMLQVHRKGVGVCGVFTYEIAETKVNQVMDLARQNQHPLQCTLEKE